A stretch of Lactuca sativa cultivar Salinas chromosome 6, Lsat_Salinas_v11, whole genome shotgun sequence DNA encodes these proteins:
- the LOC111895910 gene encoding F-box/LRR-repeat protein At3g48880 isoform X1, with amino-acid sequence MIMSLQMEQRDWNELPVHCLVEVFGRVGIESLVETCPFVCKSWYDATFYPQCWEQLVFTKSPCLRSSKHPIPRLELDKDSWSDCCLVVPHDQTKYADESFEKFVKFAIGRSHGLVTAIVFHPKSLLKEGQIAWIAQRCPCLKLLVLPSYLSYVINFEVSNSICNWKDLEALQIASLIGLKKTIANISKHCRKFNHLSIYVPLLDEDVALAIASQLPHLKTLDLRFSVIERNALIMILKGCQELEQLDVSKFKGVAGDHEIQELASRICVFKHEGS; translated from the exons ATGATTATGAGCTTACAA ATGGAACAAAGAGATTGGAACGAGCTGCCAGTTCACTGTCTGGTTGAGGTTTTTGGAAGAGTCGGAATTGAATCACTTGTAGAGACTTGTCCTTTTGTCTGCAAGTCTTGGTATGATGCTACATTCTATCCTCAATGTTGGGAACAACTCGTCTTTACTAAATCTCCTTGTTTACGAAGTTCCAAACATCCGATTCCAAGATTGGAATTAGACAAGGATTCATGGTCTGATTGTTGCCTTGTGGTGCCACATGATCAAACCAAATATGCAGATGAGTCTTTTGAAAAGTTCGTTAAATTTGCCATCGGGCGTAGCCATGGACTTGTAACTGCGATTGTCTTTCACCCTAAATCGCTTCTTAAAGAAGGCCAAATTGCATGGATCGCTCAACG ATGCCCCTGTTTAAAGCTTTTGGTTTTACCGAGCTATTTGAGCTATGTGATTAACTTTGAAGTATCAAACTCTATCTGCAACTGGAAAGATTTAGAGGCTTTACAAATTGCGTCCTTGATCGGATTGAAGAAAACCATTGCCAACATTAGTAAGCACTGTCGAAAGTTCAATCATTTAAGTATTTATGTTCCTTTGTTGGATGAAGATGTGGCTTTAGCCATAGCGTCTCAGCTGCCACACCTTAAGACTCTAGATTTAAGGTTCTCAGTCATTGAAAGGAACGCTCTAATCATGATCCTAAAAGGGTGCCAGGAACTTGAGCAACTCGACGTTAGCAAGTTTAAAGGCGTGGCAGGCGACCATGAGATACAGGAACTTGCAAGTCGTATTTGTGTATTTAAACACGAAGGATCTTGA
- the LOC111895910 gene encoding F-box/LRR-repeat protein At3g48880 isoform X2: MEQRDWNELPVHCLVEVFGRVGIESLVETCPFVCKSWYDATFYPQCWEQLVFTKSPCLRSSKHPIPRLELDKDSWSDCCLVVPHDQTKYADESFEKFVKFAIGRSHGLVTAIVFHPKSLLKEGQIAWIAQRCPCLKLLVLPSYLSYVINFEVSNSICNWKDLEALQIASLIGLKKTIANISKHCRKFNHLSIYVPLLDEDVALAIASQLPHLKTLDLRFSVIERNALIMILKGCQELEQLDVSKFKGVAGDHEIQELASRICVFKHEGS; encoded by the exons ATGGAACAAAGAGATTGGAACGAGCTGCCAGTTCACTGTCTGGTTGAGGTTTTTGGAAGAGTCGGAATTGAATCACTTGTAGAGACTTGTCCTTTTGTCTGCAAGTCTTGGTATGATGCTACATTCTATCCTCAATGTTGGGAACAACTCGTCTTTACTAAATCTCCTTGTTTACGAAGTTCCAAACATCCGATTCCAAGATTGGAATTAGACAAGGATTCATGGTCTGATTGTTGCCTTGTGGTGCCACATGATCAAACCAAATATGCAGATGAGTCTTTTGAAAAGTTCGTTAAATTTGCCATCGGGCGTAGCCATGGACTTGTAACTGCGATTGTCTTTCACCCTAAATCGCTTCTTAAAGAAGGCCAAATTGCATGGATCGCTCAACG ATGCCCCTGTTTAAAGCTTTTGGTTTTACCGAGCTATTTGAGCTATGTGATTAACTTTGAAGTATCAAACTCTATCTGCAACTGGAAAGATTTAGAGGCTTTACAAATTGCGTCCTTGATCGGATTGAAGAAAACCATTGCCAACATTAGTAAGCACTGTCGAAAGTTCAATCATTTAAGTATTTATGTTCCTTTGTTGGATGAAGATGTGGCTTTAGCCATAGCGTCTCAGCTGCCACACCTTAAGACTCTAGATTTAAGGTTCTCAGTCATTGAAAGGAACGCTCTAATCATGATCCTAAAAGGGTGCCAGGAACTTGAGCAACTCGACGTTAGCAAGTTTAAAGGCGTGGCAGGCGACCATGAGATACAGGAACTTGCAAGTCGTATTTGTGTATTTAAACACGAAGGATCTTGA